One region of Aeromicrobium sp. Sec7.5 genomic DNA includes:
- a CDS encoding NAD(P)-binding domain-containing protein, translating to MSTVPTAELPAVVIGAGPSGLAAAAHLRSRDIPVVVLEAGPAVGAAVREWGHVRLFSAWSELVDPAAEELLAASGWGAPHPKRYPTGNDWVGSYLQPLADVLGDSVRLSTKVLAVTRAGRDRLVSSGRETSAFVVHVETPDGRETVRARAVVDASGTWTRPNPLGSDGFPAIGETENASRISYRMPDLADEAVAARYAGKHVVVAGSGASAKGVLIGLVALAKQHPETRISWLVRRPSVNATFAGSGQDELPARGELGQLAKDAVENGPVTTVNSFRTARIDTDAHGRLTLNSDKGAQVTDVDDVVVLTGFRPDLSFLSELRLDLDPVLESPRTLAPLIDPNEHSCGTVYPHGAAELAQPEPGFYPVGMKSYGRATSFLALTGFEQTRSVAAAIAGDHEAAARVELTLPDTGVCGGAGTFEDEAGTDGGGCCGAPAGPATVDLVGLTSR from the coding sequence ATGAGCACCGTGCCCACCGCTGAACTGCCCGCCGTTGTGATCGGGGCTGGCCCGTCCGGCCTGGCGGCTGCCGCTCACTTGCGCTCGCGGGACATTCCCGTGGTGGTGCTCGAGGCCGGTCCCGCGGTGGGTGCTGCAGTGCGCGAGTGGGGCCATGTGCGCTTGTTCTCGGCGTGGTCCGAGCTCGTCGACCCCGCCGCCGAGGAGCTTCTGGCCGCCAGCGGATGGGGAGCACCTCATCCGAAGCGTTATCCGACCGGCAACGACTGGGTCGGTTCTTACCTGCAGCCACTGGCCGACGTCCTGGGCGACAGCGTGCGCCTGTCCACGAAGGTGCTAGCGGTGACGCGCGCAGGTCGTGACCGCCTCGTCTCCTCGGGTCGTGAGACCTCCGCGTTCGTGGTCCACGTCGAGACCCCGGACGGTCGCGAGACCGTCAGGGCGCGGGCCGTCGTCGACGCCTCCGGCACCTGGACCCGCCCGAACCCGCTCGGGAGCGACGGGTTCCCGGCGATCGGCGAGACCGAGAACGCGAGCCGCATCAGCTACCGCATGCCCGACCTCGCCGACGAGGCGGTCGCCGCGCGGTATGCCGGCAAGCACGTCGTCGTCGCCGGCTCCGGCGCCTCGGCCAAGGGCGTTCTCATCGGTCTAGTCGCGCTTGCTAAGCAGCACCCCGAAACCCGCATCTCGTGGCTCGTCCGTCGCCCGTCGGTCAACGCCACGTTCGCCGGCAGCGGTCAGGACGAGCTGCCCGCTCGCGGCGAGCTCGGCCAGCTCGCCAAGGACGCCGTCGAGAACGGTCCTGTCACGACCGTGAACAGCTTCCGCACCGCTCGCATCGACACCGACGCGCACGGTCGCCTCACGCTGAACTCCGACAAGGGCGCTCAGGTCACCGACGTCGACGATGTCGTCGTCCTGACCGGCTTCCGGCCCGACCTCTCGTTCCTCTCCGAGCTTCGCCTCGACCTCGACCCGGTGCTGGAGTCACCGCGGACTTTGGCGCCGCTGATCGACCCGAACGAGCACTCCTGTGGCACGGTCTACCCTCACGGCGCCGCCGAGCTCGCCCAGCCCGAGCCCGGCTTCTATCCCGTGGGCATGAAGTCCTACGGTCGCGCCACGTCGTTCCTCGCCCTGACCGGGTTCGAGCAGACCCGCTCCGTGGCCGCCGCGATCGCCGGCGACCATGAAGCCGCAGCTCGCGTGGAGCTGACGCTGCCCGACACTGGGGTGTGCGGAGGAGCCGGGACGTTCGAGGACGAGGCGGGTACCGACGGCGGAGGTTGCTGCGGCGCGCCGGCAGGCCCGGCAACTGTGGACCTCGTCGGGCTCACCTCTCGGTGA
- a CDS encoding DUF433 domain-containing protein, whose amino-acid sequence MDIYSTPLLTARDAATHLQMPESTLDSWLANPRGGEPLVHSVRPERRGWPRVTFAGVVEAHVLRSLRDLGFRMSEIRNVAEIVREEFKDPFALATQRIASDGASLFVELIDRSLVNQHRQAPIREVIDAHLRFIQWDDEGKPAQLRLGQYPDRAEVVIDPRFAWGRPVMAESKVPVAAVVDLWIAGESMNTVAEEFDLSRDVVEDICRVAA is encoded by the coding sequence GTGGACATCTACTCGACGCCCTTGCTCACGGCTCGCGACGCCGCGACGCACCTACAGATGCCAGAATCCACGCTCGACTCGTGGCTCGCGAACCCCCGGGGTGGCGAACCGTTGGTGCACTCGGTCCGACCCGAGCGGCGTGGTTGGCCGCGAGTGACCTTCGCCGGGGTGGTCGAAGCACATGTCCTGCGTTCCCTGCGCGACCTTGGGTTCCGCATGAGCGAGATTCGCAACGTAGCTGAGATCGTTCGGGAGGAGTTCAAGGATCCGTTCGCGCTCGCCACACAGCGCATCGCATCGGACGGAGCGAGTCTGTTCGTGGAGCTCATCGACCGATCGTTGGTGAACCAGCACCGCCAGGCCCCGATCCGCGAGGTCATCGACGCGCATCTGCGCTTCATCCAGTGGGACGACGAGGGCAAACCTGCCCAGCTGCGCCTGGGCCAGTACCCCGACCGCGCAGAGGTGGTCATCGACCCGCGCTTCGCCTGGGGTCGACCAGTGATGGCCGAGTCCAAGGTTCCGGTCGCAGCGGTGGTGGACCTCTGGATCGCTGGAGAGTCCATGAACACGGTGGCTGAGGAGTTCGATCTGAGCAGGGATGTCGTCGAAGACATCTGCAGGGTTGCGGCCTGA
- the trxB gene encoding thioredoxin-disulfide reductase, producing MSTQSTSSVRNLIIIGSGPSGYTAAIYAARANLEPLVFEGSVTAGGALMTTTDVENFPGFPTGIMGPELMDNLRAQADRFGAELVSDDVVEVDLTGEVKTVTLADGATYSAHAVVLATGSGYRKLGIDREDELSGHGVSWCATCDGFFFREQNIVVVGGGDSALEEATFLTRFASKVTLVHRRDELRASKIMQDRALANPKIEFAWNSEVAELHGEHSLESVTLRDTNTGETRGLDATGLFIAIGHDPRSELLRGQVDLDDEGYVLVKPGSTATNIPGVFAAGDLVDHTYRQAITAAGTGCAASLDAERYLADLEHAGTPARDAALIGEAH from the coding sequence ATGAGTACTCAGTCCACGAGCAGCGTGCGCAATCTCATCATCATTGGTTCGGGGCCGTCGGGCTACACCGCGGCGATCTATGCCGCGCGGGCCAACCTGGAGCCGTTGGTGTTCGAGGGTTCGGTCACCGCCGGCGGTGCGTTGATGACCACGACTGACGTCGAGAACTTCCCCGGCTTCCCGACCGGGATCATGGGGCCGGAGCTCATGGACAACCTTCGCGCCCAGGCCGACCGCTTCGGCGCTGAGCTCGTCTCCGACGACGTGGTCGAGGTCGACCTCACCGGCGAGGTCAAGACCGTCACGCTCGCCGACGGGGCCACCTACTCCGCCCACGCGGTCGTGCTCGCCACCGGTTCCGGCTACCGCAAGCTCGGCATCGACCGCGAGGACGAGCTGTCCGGCCACGGCGTCAGCTGGTGCGCCACGTGTGACGGCTTCTTCTTCCGCGAGCAGAACATCGTGGTCGTCGGCGGCGGCGACTCCGCCCTCGAGGAAGCCACCTTCCTCACGCGATTCGCCAGCAAGGTCACCCTGGTCCACCGACGCGACGAGCTGCGCGCCTCCAAGATCATGCAGGACCGCGCCCTGGCCAACCCGAAGATCGAGTTCGCCTGGAACTCCGAGGTCGCCGAGCTCCACGGCGAGCACAGCCTCGAGTCGGTCACGCTGCGCGACACCAACACGGGCGAGACCCGCGGTCTCGACGCCACGGGCCTGTTCATCGCGATCGGCCACGACCCCCGCTCGGAGCTGCTGCGCGGCCAGGTCGACCTCGACGACGAGGGCTACGTGCTGGTCAAGCCCGGATCGACTGCCACCAACATCCCGGGCGTCTTCGCGGCCGGTGACCTCGTCGACCACACCTACCGCCAGGCCATCACCGCTGCCGGCACCGGCTGCGCCGCCTCGCTCGACGCCGAGCGGTACCTCGCCGACCTCGAACACGCCGGCACCCCGGCCCGTGACGCCGCACTGATCGGCGAGGCCCACTGA
- a CDS encoding sortase domain-containing protein — protein MTNYPSGPSPRQASTRRRPRRRRVLTSLGLALVLTGLGFIAYVGWELYGTNIIAAQKHEEIKEQIAEDWSNNIDSNAAGLLRVERWGSDYEIPIIPGSDLLDSKGRSALASGVGWYEKGVGPGEVGNFILGGHRSGRGAVFKRILDLRAGDVVEIETRTHLYTYRLRQNGDEIKVEYTTGWPLFPVPDPNSRGATPTEPLLTMITCAEMFSTDLRRIVVGELVDVQEKPPATQPA, from the coding sequence ATGACCAACTACCCCTCCGGACCCAGTCCACGACAAGCTTCCACGCGGCGCAGACCTCGTCGGCGGCGGGTTCTCACGTCCCTGGGTCTGGCGCTGGTGCTGACCGGCCTGGGCTTCATCGCCTACGTCGGGTGGGAGCTCTACGGCACCAACATCATCGCCGCCCAGAAGCACGAGGAGATCAAGGAGCAGATCGCCGAAGACTGGTCCAACAACATCGATTCCAACGCGGCCGGTCTCCTACGAGTCGAGCGCTGGGGCAGCGACTACGAGATCCCCATCATCCCCGGCAGCGACCTGCTCGACTCCAAGGGCCGGTCAGCCCTCGCGAGCGGTGTCGGCTGGTACGAGAAGGGCGTCGGCCCCGGCGAAGTCGGCAACTTCATCCTCGGCGGACACCGCAGCGGGCGTGGCGCCGTCTTCAAACGAATCCTCGACCTGCGCGCCGGCGACGTCGTCGAGATCGAAACACGCACCCACCTCTACACCTATCGACTCCGCCAGAACGGAGACGAGATCAAGGTCGAATACACCACCGGCTGGCCACTGTTCCCGGTCCCCGACCCGAACTCGCGCGGCGCAACCCCCACCGAGCCACTACTGACCATGATCACCTGCGCCGAGATGTTCAGCACCGACCTGCGGCGAATCGTGGTCGGCGAGCTCGTCGATGTTCAGGAGAAGCCGCCAGCCACCCAACCAGCCTGA
- a CDS encoding F510_1955 family glycosylhydrolase: protein MSTLVRPAGLAPAGRARRRMPVRPRVLVMLVASVLIVVGACSAPEDEAAPPTPPSHVHGLGTNPADGQLYVATHNGLFTLVDGQFDKVGEASHDLMGFAVVGDDHFLASGHPGDLDAPNPMGLLESRDAGRTWQTISREGVSDFHAIKTLGTTAYAYDSTSARLEVSTDGGRSFSTFDDSTLIDFSVDDAGNILTTTPDGVVRLRDPAGTDLLGPENPFMTYVDATSAGWAGLDDHSHIRIYEGGTWTRVGRLPGVPAAFTAEAERWWAATSEGVFVSDDEGKSWSPVR, encoded by the coding sequence GTGAGCACCCTCGTGCGTCCGGCCGGCCTTGCGCCGGCCGGACGTGCCCGGCGACGCATGCCCGTCAGGCCCCGAGTTCTTGTGATGCTGGTTGCGAGCGTCCTGATCGTCGTGGGCGCCTGTTCGGCGCCCGAAGACGAGGCGGCACCACCGACCCCGCCGAGCCATGTCCACGGGCTCGGCACCAACCCGGCAGACGGTCAGCTCTACGTAGCCACCCACAACGGGCTCTTCACCCTGGTTGATGGCCAGTTCGACAAGGTCGGCGAAGCCTCGCACGACCTGATGGGTTTCGCCGTCGTCGGTGACGATCACTTCCTGGCCAGCGGCCACCCTGGAGATCTCGACGCCCCCAACCCCATGGGGCTCCTCGAGTCTCGCGACGCGGGACGAACGTGGCAGACGATCAGCCGAGAAGGCGTCTCGGACTTCCACGCCATCAAGACCCTCGGCACCACCGCATACGCCTACGACTCCACCTCCGCGCGGCTCGAGGTCTCCACTGACGGCGGACGAAGCTTCTCCACGTTCGACGACTCGACGCTGATCGACTTCAGCGTCGACGACGCCGGAAACATCCTCACCACCACCCCCGATGGCGTGGTGCGCTTGCGGGACCCTGCGGGCACCGATCTGCTCGGACCCGAGAACCCGTTCATGACATACGTCGACGCAACCAGCGCCGGGTGGGCCGGCTTGGACGATCACTCCCACATCAGGATCTACGAGGGCGGCACGTGGACCCGAGTCGGGCGCCTGCCGGGGGTCCCGGCAGCCTTTACCGCAGAAGCCGAGCGGTGGTGGGCCGCGACGTCCGAGGGCGTGTTCGTGAGTGATGACGAAGGCAAGTCATGGTCTCCCGTCCGGTGA
- a CDS encoding GNAT family N-acetyltransferase, with protein sequence MLATPAAIRHIEDHDWDDVRRIYADGIATANATFETEVALREDLEQRWVAGQVFVAETDGRVVGWSSVSPASARHCYRGVGETSVYVDGAARAQGIGKRLVEHQITAAETAGFWTLQTSIYPENRASLRIHEAAGFRVVGRRERIAQLNGLWRDTVVLEWRSVTP encoded by the coding sequence GTGTTGGCTACGCCGGCGGCGATTCGGCACATCGAGGACCACGACTGGGACGACGTGCGCCGCATCTACGCTGACGGCATCGCCACCGCCAACGCGACCTTCGAGACCGAGGTCGCTCTGCGCGAGGATCTCGAGCAGCGGTGGGTGGCCGGACAGGTGTTCGTCGCCGAGACGGACGGACGCGTCGTGGGCTGGTCGTCGGTCTCCCCCGCTTCCGCGCGCCACTGCTACCGCGGCGTCGGCGAGACGTCCGTCTACGTCGACGGCGCGGCCCGAGCACAGGGCATCGGAAAACGTCTCGTCGAGCACCAGATCACCGCAGCCGAAACAGCCGGATTCTGGACCCTGCAGACCTCGATCTACCCCGAGAACCGCGCCAGCCTCCGGATCCACGAGGCGGCCGGCTTCCGGGTCGTTGGCCGTCGCGAACGGATAGCGCAACTCAACGGCTTGTGGCGCGACACCGTGGTACTCGAATGGCGTTCCGTTACGCCTTGA
- a CDS encoding DUF3152 domain-containing protein, whose amino-acid sequence MVSRPVRPPRHRHKRRRLRTPTILSAATITITLGVTAWAGATSQSPALAPADNNAESTAIAQNFVAEPSPTPATVPPVTSAPVPGTYTVAPGTSAPAGTGGELVQYRVEVEDVVGTSPVEFAAAVDAVTADPRGWTQAGARRLQRTDTAPLRIVLASPSTADQLCAPLNTAGKYSCRNGNDVVINADRWTVGVPHFQPLDQYRIYVINHELGHALGNPHEPCPGNGQVAPVMLQQTIGLDGCTPNPWP is encoded by the coding sequence ATGGTCTCCCGTCCGGTGAGGCCGCCGCGGCACCGGCACAAGCGGCGGCGCCTGCGCACCCCGACGATCCTGTCCGCCGCCACGATCACCATCACGCTGGGTGTGACGGCCTGGGCCGGTGCCACGAGCCAGTCGCCAGCGCTGGCGCCGGCCGACAACAACGCCGAGTCCACGGCGATCGCCCAGAACTTCGTCGCTGAGCCGTCGCCCACGCCGGCGACGGTCCCGCCTGTCACGTCAGCGCCGGTTCCCGGCACGTACACCGTCGCGCCCGGTACCAGTGCCCCGGCGGGAACGGGCGGTGAGCTCGTGCAGTACCGCGTCGAGGTCGAGGACGTGGTCGGGACCTCGCCCGTCGAGTTCGCCGCAGCCGTCGACGCCGTCACAGCGGACCCGCGAGGTTGGACCCAGGCTGGTGCCCGTCGACTGCAGCGCACGGACACGGCGCCACTGCGGATCGTGCTCGCCAGCCCGTCGACCGCCGACCAGCTGTGCGCGCCGTTGAACACCGCGGGCAAGTACTCCTGCCGCAACGGCAACGACGTCGTCATCAACGCCGACCGGTGGACGGTCGGCGTGCCCCACTTTCAGCCGCTGGACCAGTACCGCATCTACGTGATCAACCACGAGCTCGGACACGCGCTCGGCAATCCGCACGAACCGTGCCCCGGTAACGGGCAGGTCGCACCGGTCATGCTCCAGCAGACCATCGGCCTCGACGGCTGCACTCCCAACCCCTGGCCCTAA
- a CDS encoding arsenate reductase ArsC, whose amino-acid sequence MSEPSTSSTARPSVLFVCVHNAGRSQMAAGFLTELAGDRIDVRSAGSMPGNQINPVAVEAMAEVGIDITGEQPKKLTDEAVIASDVVITMGCGDECPYFPGKRYEDWVLTDPAGQGIDVVREVRDEIKARIEGLIESLVPAGSEA is encoded by the coding sequence ATGTCTGAGCCCAGCACCTCCAGCACCGCCCGCCCGAGCGTCCTGTTCGTCTGCGTCCACAACGCGGGCCGCTCGCAGATGGCGGCCGGGTTCCTCACCGAGCTCGCCGGCGACAGGATCGACGTCCGCTCGGCCGGTTCGATGCCCGGTAACCAGATCAACCCCGTCGCCGTCGAGGCCATGGCCGAGGTCGGGATCGACATCACCGGCGAGCAGCCGAAGAAGCTCACCGACGAGGCCGTGATCGCGTCCGACGTCGTCATCACGATGGGCTGCGGCGACGAGTGCCCCTACTTCCCGGGCAAGCGCTACGAGGACTGGGTCCTGACCGATCCCGCCGGCCAGGGCATCGACGTCGTCCGCGAGGTGCGTGACGAGATCAAGGCGCGCATCGAGGGTCTGATCGAGTCGCTCGTCCCCGCCGGCAGCGAGGCCTGA
- a CDS encoding DUF305 domain-containing protein encodes MRKRLIAAAIAATAALALTACSDDDSSASLPDNVTEFDVTFAQEMIPHHEQATEMAALAQDRTTNPEILDIASRIEAAQDPEIETMTTWLQEWGVPEDSTNEHSEMNHGQGSESSMPGMMSEDDMTALEDATGVEFDQMFLTMMIEHHEGAIVMAKTEIDSGTNPDAIALAEQIEAAQTAEIAEMEALLAP; translated from the coding sequence ATGCGTAAACGACTCATCGCGGCCGCCATTGCTGCCACCGCTGCCCTGGCCCTGACGGCCTGCTCCGACGACGACAGCTCTGCCTCGCTGCCGGACAACGTGACCGAGTTCGACGTCACGTTCGCTCAAGAGATGATCCCTCACCATGAGCAGGCCACCGAGATGGCTGCCCTGGCGCAAGACCGCACCACCAACCCGGAGATCCTCGACATCGCCAGCCGCATCGAAGCAGCACAGGATCCCGAGATCGAGACCATGACCACCTGGCTGCAGGAGTGGGGCGTTCCCGAGGACAGCACCAACGAGCACTCCGAGATGAACCACGGACAGGGCTCGGAGTCCTCCATGCCCGGCATGATGTCCGAGGACGACATGACCGCGCTCGAGGACGCCACCGGCGTCGAGTTCGACCAGATGTTCCTGACCATGATGATCGAGCACCACGAAGGCGCCATCGTCATGGCCAAGACCGAGATCGACAGCGGCACCAACCCCGACGCGATCGCTCTGGCCGAGCAGATCGAAGCGGCTCAGACCGCCGAGATCGCCGAGATGGAAGCGCTCCTCGCGCCGTGA
- a CDS encoding arsenate reductase/protein-tyrosine-phosphatase family protein, with product MARIDIVDRLRFTDLSPSELQKAMGLPSNLMAHHLKVLQDAGIVDRRRSDGDRRRTYLTLTDRAAAEGVREPFRAPRVIFVCSANSARSQLAAAQARRSTLIEVASAGTVPASAVAAGAQSTARRHGLSLEDVPQSIDAIRRTDDFVIAVCDQAYEELDGDVALHWSLPDPVPEGTDAAFDEAFARITDRLSTLLPHLEATSERGPS from the coding sequence GTGGCGCGGATCGACATCGTCGACCGGCTGAGGTTCACCGACCTGTCGCCGAGTGAGCTGCAGAAGGCGATGGGTCTGCCGTCGAATCTGATGGCCCATCACCTCAAGGTGCTGCAGGACGCCGGCATCGTCGACCGTCGGCGGTCCGACGGCGACCGCCGTAGGACCTACCTGACCCTGACCGATCGCGCTGCTGCCGAGGGCGTCCGGGAGCCGTTCCGTGCGCCGCGGGTGATCTTCGTGTGTTCGGCCAACTCCGCCCGCTCCCAGCTGGCTGCGGCGCAGGCGCGACGGTCGACCCTCATCGAGGTCGCCTCTGCCGGCACCGTCCCGGCCTCCGCGGTGGCTGCGGGCGCCCAGTCGACCGCCCGTCGTCACGGGCTCAGCCTGGAGGACGTTCCCCAGTCGATCGACGCGATCCGGCGCACCGACGACTTCGTGATCGCCGTCTGCGACCAGGCCTACGAGGAGCTCGACGGTGACGTCGCCTTGCATTGGTCGCTACCCGACCCCGTTCCCGAGGGCACGGACGCTGCCTTCGACGAGGCCTTCGCCCGCATCACCGACCGCCTGTCCACCCTGTTGCCTCACCTTGAGGCCACCTCAGAAAGAGGACCGTCATGA
- a CDS encoding arsenate-mycothiol transferase ArsC, with protein sequence MPDQTPRLLFICTQNAGRSVLGAALARTRGGDAIHVESGGVRPAAAANPVTIASLAEIGIDDSAHVPSAVTPERVADSDVVIAMKPGLDLPQVDSVRYETWTLPDPDGWDVESIRELRDDVDKRVQELLKSL encoded by the coding sequence ATGCCCGACCAGACACCCCGACTCCTGTTCATCTGCACCCAGAACGCCGGCCGCTCCGTCCTCGGGGCGGCACTGGCTCGCACCCGAGGCGGCGACGCGATCCACGTCGAGTCCGGGGGCGTCCGCCCGGCGGCCGCGGCCAACCCGGTCACGATCGCGAGCTTGGCCGAGATCGGCATCGACGACTCCGCCCACGTCCCGTCTGCCGTCACCCCTGAGAGGGTGGCGGACTCGGACGTGGTCATCGCGATGAAGCCCGGACTCGATCTCCCACAGGTCGACTCCGTGCGTTACGAGACTTGGACGCTGCCCGACCCGGACGGCTGGGACGTTGAATCCATCCGCGAGCTGCGAGATGACGTCGACAAGCGAGTGCAGGAGCTCTTGAAGTCTCTCTGA
- a CDS encoding MIP/aquaporin family protein, with protein sequence MTNSETPPTAVHPLPRRLLAEALGSALLVAIVVGSGIAAQRLSPDDVGLQLLQNSTATVLGLAVLILVLGPVSGAHFNPVVTIADWWLGRGDADGFSARHIAPYVAAQVAGAIGGALLANAMFEAPQGFSGNERASGSHLLAEVVATAGLVLVIFALVRTGRVALAAPAVGAYIGAAYWFTSSTSFANPAVSVGRVFSDTFAGIAPSSVGAFTLAQLAGGIVGIALYPARPIPQPHQGDLHV encoded by the coding sequence GTGACCAACTCCGAGACACCGCCCACGGCGGTGCACCCCCTCCCTCGTCGACTTCTCGCCGAAGCCCTGGGCTCCGCGCTCCTCGTGGCCATCGTCGTGGGCTCGGGCATCGCCGCCCAGCGGCTGTCGCCCGACGACGTCGGGTTGCAGTTGCTGCAGAACAGCACCGCCACCGTGCTGGGCCTCGCAGTCCTGATCCTGGTGCTCGGGCCCGTCTCGGGAGCGCATTTCAACCCCGTCGTGACGATCGCCGACTGGTGGCTCGGCCGAGGCGATGCGGATGGATTCAGTGCTCGACACATCGCGCCGTACGTCGCGGCGCAGGTCGCCGGCGCCATCGGGGGTGCCCTGCTCGCCAACGCGATGTTCGAGGCCCCGCAGGGGTTCTCCGGCAACGAGCGCGCGAGCGGGTCGCACCTGCTGGCCGAGGTCGTCGCGACCGCCGGCCTGGTGCTCGTGATTTTCGCGCTGGTCCGCACGGGCCGTGTCGCGCTCGCCGCTCCGGCGGTCGGCGCCTACATCGGGGCCGCCTACTGGTTCACCAGCTCCACGTCGTTCGCGAACCCGGCTGTCAGCGTCGGTCGCGTCTTCTCCGACACCTTCGCCGGGATCGCGCCGTCCTCGGTCGGCGCGTTCACCCTCGCGCAGCTGGCGGGGGGCATCGTCGGCATCGCCCTCTACCCGGCCCGACCCATCCCGCAGCCCCATCAAGGAGATCTCCATGTCTGA
- a CDS encoding arsenate reductase ArsC, whose amino-acid sequence MSTSIAIDQGAALAASTDRLLAEFADRLEPDTISRFLQHSYDELSTPARFGHHLPLLAERFARQRLTALARIEGEHSMPIVLFLCAHNSGRSQMAMGFLARHASTQAVGWSGGSHPAETINPAVVAAMAERAVDISAEYPKPWTDEVLRAADAVVTMGCGDACPIISGKTYEEWDLTDPEGLTVEEIRPIRDEIERRVLTLLARLTAP is encoded by the coding sequence ATGAGCACATCCATCGCCATCGACCAAGGGGCCGCGCTGGCGGCCTCGACCGACCGCCTCCTGGCGGAGTTCGCCGACCGCCTCGAACCGGACACGATCTCCCGGTTCCTGCAGCACTCCTATGACGAGCTCTCGACCCCCGCGCGGTTCGGCCACCACCTTCCACTGCTCGCCGAACGCTTCGCCCGCCAGCGCCTCACGGCGCTCGCACGGATCGAGGGCGAGCACAGCATGCCGATCGTGCTCTTCCTCTGCGCCCACAACAGCGGTCGCTCGCAGATGGCCATGGGCTTCCTCGCCCGCCACGCGTCGACGCAGGCTGTCGGGTGGTCCGGCGGTTCGCACCCGGCCGAGACCATCAATCCCGCCGTCGTGGCGGCGATGGCCGAACGTGCCGTTGACATCTCGGCCGAGTACCCCAAGCCGTGGACCGACGAGGTGCTCCGCGCTGCCGATGCGGTCGTCACCATGGGCTGTGGTGACGCGTGCCCGATCATCTCGGGCAAGACCTACGAGGAATGGGACCTGACCGATCCCGAGGGGCTCACGGTCGAGGAGATCCGTCCGATCCGCGACGAGATCGAGCGTCGCGTCCTGACACTGCTCGCCCGACTGACCGCACCCTGA
- a CDS encoding ArsR/SmtB family transcription factor, with the protein MATDLPVLDAAPCCAPIVGEAMSAEDAPALATRFKAIGDPTRLRLLSLVASHEGAEACVCDLTEPVALSQPTVSHHLKILVEAGLLTRSKRGTWSFYALVPGALDDLADLLRTPVAV; encoded by the coding sequence ATGGCCACCGACCTTCCCGTTCTCGATGCTGCGCCGTGCTGCGCACCGATCGTCGGCGAAGCGATGAGCGCCGAGGACGCCCCCGCCCTCGCGACAAGGTTCAAGGCCATCGGTGACCCCACACGGTTGCGTCTGCTCTCGCTCGTGGCTTCGCACGAGGGGGCCGAGGCCTGCGTCTGCGACCTGACCGAACCGGTCGCCCTGTCGCAACCGACCGTCTCGCACCATCTCAAGATCCTGGTCGAGGCCGGGCTCCTGACCCGCAGCAAGCGCGGCACCTGGTCGTTCTACGCACTCGTCCCCGGAGCGCTCGACGACCTTGCCGACCTGCTCCGCACGCCGGTCGCCGTCTGA